A stretch of the Acidobacteriota bacterium genome encodes the following:
- a CDS encoding IS66 family transposase, whose translation QNHLPYYRLESQYHSEGLDLSRSVLCESMARCAELLEPIADQIKKEILVSPVVNTDDTPVTLAQSTQGGSRQARVWAYLNQHGRHWYDFTESRKRDGPARVFAEFTGFIQADAYPGYDQLYLPGGATEVGCWFHARRGFIKAETTDPVLSKEAIDRIRVLFKIDEAAASLSPEDRARFRQEKAAPLLEEFHAWLELTRTKVLPKGPMGQAITYALNQWVALTEYVKDGRLEMTNNAAERAVKPFAIGRKNWLFFQSEGGGRTASILMSLLMTAKAAGVHLGDYFKDVLLRISEPGTDVKSLTPHGWKEESVHAQCLDDVTLVASELSRRLHEPGGRH comes from the coding sequence CCAGAACCACCTGCCGTACTACAGGCTTGAGAGCCAGTACCACAGCGAAGGGCTCGACCTGTCCCGCTCGGTGCTCTGCGAGTCGATGGCGCGGTGCGCCGAGCTGTTGGAGCCGATCGCCGACCAGATCAAGAAGGAGATCCTGGTCTCACCGGTCGTCAACACGGACGACACGCCGGTGACGCTGGCGCAGTCGACGCAAGGCGGCTCGAGGCAGGCTCGGGTGTGGGCGTACCTCAACCAGCATGGCCGGCACTGGTACGACTTCACGGAGAGCCGCAAGCGAGACGGTCCGGCGCGGGTGTTCGCGGAGTTCACCGGGTTCATCCAGGCGGACGCCTACCCCGGGTACGACCAGCTGTACCTTCCCGGAGGGGCGACGGAGGTGGGGTGCTGGTTCCACGCGCGCAGAGGGTTCATCAAGGCCGAGACGACCGACCCCGTGTTGTCGAAGGAAGCGATCGACCGGATCCGGGTCCTGTTCAAGATCGATGAGGCGGCAGCTTCGCTCTCACCCGAGGACCGGGCGCGGTTCCGTCAGGAGAAGGCGGCGCCGTTGCTCGAAGAGTTCCACGCCTGGCTGGAGCTGACCCGGACGAAAGTGTTGCCGAAGGGCCCGATGGGCCAGGCGATCACGTACGCGCTGAACCAGTGGGTCGCGCTGACGGAGTATGTGAAGGACGGCCGCCTGGAGATGACGAACAACGCGGCCGAGCGCGCGGTGAAGCCCTTCGCGATCGGGAGAAAGAACTGGCTCTTCTTCCAGAGTGAAGGCGGAGGCAGGACGGCGTCGATCCTGATGAGCCTGCTCATGACGGCGAAGGCCGCCGGCGTCCACCTCGGAGACTACTTCAAGGACGTCCTGCTTCGGATCTCGGAGCCCGGCACGGACGTGAAGAGCTTGACGCCGCACGGTTGGAAGGAGGAATCCGTACACGCCCAGTGCCTGGACGACGTCACCCTGGTCGCATCTGAACTATCGCGCCGTCTGCATGAACCTGGCGGGCGCCATTGA
- a CDS encoding DUF5615 family PIN-like protein, whose protein sequence is MKIKLDENVHGDVADALTARGHDVTTARGEGLGGRADSEVASAVRSEGRCLVTFDLDFADPRAFPPEKLYGLVALRLRHPTGRRQVDRIVEFFDEKPDLGGQLWILEEDRARNWTP, encoded by the coding sequence GTGAAGATCAAGCTCGATGAGAATGTGCACGGCGACGTCGCGGACGCGCTCACCGCCCGCGGCCACGACGTGACGACCGCGCGCGGAGAGGGACTCGGCGGTCGCGCGGACTCCGAGGTCGCCTCGGCCGTGCGAAGCGAGGGGCGCTGCCTCGTGACATTCGATCTGGATTTCGCGGATCCCCGCGCGTTCCCGCCCGAGAAACTGTACGGGCTCGTGGCGCTGCGGCTCCGGCACCCCACCGGGCGTCGCCAGGTCGATCGGATCGTCGAGTTCTTCGACGAAAAACCCGACCTGGGCGGGCAGCTCTGGATCCTGGAAGAGGATCGCGCTCGAAACTGGACGCCCTGA
- a CDS encoding DUF433 domain-containing protein: protein MRDLDANALMQRLHSDPDVCGGQMCIKGTRIPVSLILDALAGGDAVEDLLKGYPSLKREDIAAALEYGARLAQERILPLASSS from the coding sequence ATGAGAGACCTGGACGCGAACGCCCTCATGCAGCGGTTGCATTCCGACCCTGACGTCTGCGGCGGTCAGATGTGTATCAAGGGAACCCGGATCCCGGTCTCTCTCATTCTCGACGCCCTTGCCGGCGGCGACGCGGTCGAGGATCTCCTCAAGGGTTACCCGTCGCTGAAGCGTGAAGACATCGCCGCTGCCCTGGAGTACGGCGCGCGCCTGGCGCAGGAGAGGATTCTGCCTCTCGCTTCCTCTTCGTGA
- a CDS encoding diguanylate cyclase — MWVLETLRLKSIRSQILVFALFATLLPSISMGWLSYRNNARVLEEKISKDLTSITSQTSREIDLWLKERQYEIKVFASSYEVAENLAKGSAGGPRLGDYLKAVKQRFADYDELAVFDPKGTLVATTAGTTDLALPSGWEASLKTTGMSVGDPYWNAAGHVAAFILAEPVAEVRERPAGILAARINLRGIDAVLRNQAHSASEQLFVTTRTGMVLSRFPAVAGATAAARIPLIEARTLFSGQTPPIEMEGLDGQPCVGALQAAARLPWGVVAAKSRATEYAEVRTVRNWTIVLTAAIVAGVGLAAGLLGLILVRPLDRVIKGAGKVAAGDLDVDIPVAVGGEIGYLTVVFNRMVGRLRKAREEIEATNLALVEKNRELHEVSITDGLTGLRNRKHMNETVVSELKRAERHGQPVAILMMDIDRFKTYNDTRGHQAGDELLRRLAKMLKETLRATDYAARYGGEEFLVLLPQTPPKDARDTAEKIRRRMEESSLGTYGDGAVATISIGVATSPECGFDPEKVIREADMALYRAKRDGRNRVVTAETPPVASPTGS; from the coding sequence ATGTGGGTGCTCGAGACGCTGCGCCTCAAGAGCATCCGAAGCCAGATCCTCGTGTTCGCCCTCTTCGCGACGCTCCTGCCTTCGATCAGCATGGGATGGCTCTCGTACCGCAACAACGCCCGCGTCCTCGAGGAGAAGATCTCGAAGGACCTCACCAGCATCACCTCCCAGACCTCGCGCGAGATCGACCTCTGGCTCAAAGAGCGCCAGTACGAGATCAAGGTCTTCGCAAGCTCCTACGAGGTCGCCGAGAACCTCGCGAAGGGAAGCGCGGGGGGGCCGAGGCTCGGCGACTACCTGAAGGCCGTCAAGCAGCGCTTCGCCGACTACGACGAGCTGGCGGTCTTCGACCCGAAGGGAACCCTCGTCGCGACGACCGCCGGGACGACGGACCTCGCGCTCCCGAGCGGCTGGGAGGCCTCGCTGAAGACGACCGGCATGTCGGTGGGAGATCCCTACTGGAACGCGGCCGGGCACGTCGCCGCCTTCATCCTCGCCGAGCCTGTGGCGGAGGTGCGCGAGCGCCCGGCGGGCATCCTCGCCGCGCGCATCAATTTGCGCGGCATCGACGCGGTCCTCAGGAACCAGGCGCACTCTGCGAGCGAGCAGCTCTTCGTCACGACGCGCACCGGCATGGTCCTGAGCCGTTTCCCCGCCGTCGCCGGCGCCACGGCCGCCGCGCGGATCCCCCTGATCGAAGCGCGCACGCTCTTCTCGGGGCAGACGCCGCCCATCGAGATGGAAGGGCTCGACGGCCAGCCGTGCGTCGGCGCGCTCCAGGCGGCGGCGCGGCTGCCGTGGGGGGTCGTCGCCGCGAAGAGCCGCGCGACCGAGTACGCCGAGGTGCGGACCGTGCGGAACTGGACGATCGTGCTGACGGCGGCGATCGTCGCGGGGGTCGGCCTCGCGGCGGGGCTTCTGGGGCTCATCCTCGTGCGCCCGCTCGACCGGGTGATCAAGGGGGCCGGGAAGGTCGCGGCCGGGGATCTCGACGTGGACATCCCCGTGGCGGTCGGCGGCGAGATCGGGTATCTCACCGTCGTCTTCAACCGCATGGTCGGCAGGCTAAGGAAGGCGCGCGAGGAGATCGAGGCGACGAACCTGGCGCTCGTGGAGAAGAACCGCGAGCTGCACGAGGTGTCGATCACCGACGGCCTCACGGGGCTGAGGAATCGCAAGCACATGAACGAGACGGTCGTCTCCGAGCTGAAGCGCGCCGAGAGGCACGGGCAGCCGGTCGCCATCCTCATGATGGACATCGACCGGTTCAAGACGTACAACGACACGCGCGGCCACCAGGCGGGGGACGAGCTCCTGCGCCGCCTCGCGAAGATGCTGAAGGAGACGCTCCGCGCCACCGACTACGCGGCGCGCTACGGCGGCGAGGAGTTCCTCGTGCTGCTTCCGCAGACGCCGCCGAAGGACGCGCGCGACACGGCGGAGAAGATCCGGCGGCGCATGGAGGAGTCGAGCCTCGGCACGTACGGCGACGGTGCGGTCGCGACGATCAGCATCGGCGTCGCGACGAGCCCCGAGTGCGGCTTCGATCCGGAGAAGGTGATCCGCGAGGCCGACATGGCGCTCTACAGGGCGAAGAGGGACGGGCGGAACCGGGTCGTCACCGCCGAGACGCCGCCGGTCGCGAGCCCTACCGGCTCGTGA
- a CDS encoding SH3 domain-containing protein has protein sequence MLGAVAAALSTACLTRSAPETAPVPPPPVEVAPAPAPAPPAGPDPAIAQAEGRARELELSVLEKDAEIKSLGERLSSQQRRLDDAIQEVVRAKAKLMSLESRAEAASQMAETEIALKAVEGEEGAAQDPELEKIRKLVQMSSAEFEKENFGGALYLASQAKERIQDSQTRLGGREKVDIGRDETPFPVPMAVKVAKSSNVRKLPDRDAAIVVTLSAGTAVTAYSHKGEWIRVTAADGVQGWVHQSLITSR, from the coding sequence GTGCTCGGCGCCGTCGCCGCCGCGCTCTCGACCGCCTGCCTCACCCGGAGCGCCCCCGAGACCGCGCCCGTCCCGCCCCCGCCCGTCGAGGTCGCTCCCGCCCCCGCTCCGGCCCCGCCGGCGGGGCCCGATCCCGCGATCGCCCAGGCCGAGGGGCGCGCGCGCGAGCTCGAGCTCTCGGTTCTCGAGAAGGACGCCGAGATCAAGAGCCTCGGGGAGCGGCTGTCGTCCCAGCAGCGGAGGCTCGACGACGCGATCCAGGAGGTCGTGCGCGCCAAGGCGAAGCTGATGAGCCTCGAGTCACGCGCCGAGGCGGCCTCGCAGATGGCCGAGACCGAGATCGCCCTCAAGGCGGTCGAGGGGGAGGAGGGGGCCGCGCAGGACCCCGAGCTCGAGAAGATCCGGAAGCTCGTCCAGATGAGCTCGGCCGAGTTCGAGAAGGAGAATTTCGGCGGCGCCCTCTACCTCGCGAGCCAGGCGAAGGAGCGCATCCAGGACTCGCAGACGCGCCTCGGCGGCCGCGAGAAGGTGGACATCGGCCGCGACGAGACCCCGTTCCCCGTCCCCATGGCCGTCAAGGTCGCCAAGTCGAGCAACGTGCGGAAGCTCCCCGATCGCGACGCCGCCATCGTCGTGACCCTCTCGGCGGGGACGGCGGTCACCGCCTACTCGCACAAGGGGGAGTGGATCCGCGTGACGGCGGCCGACGGGGTGCAGGGGTGGGTGCACCAGAGCCTGATCACGAGCCGGTAG
- a CDS encoding HD domain-containing protein, protein MIEAGALRDKLQSSAPHLWEQACALTVELCLPLLAQMDRAAFQRGFPKAFNDPVWGVIELLPWETALLDSPLLQRLRGVRQLGMAHYVYPGAGHDRLEHSRGVVEAAERMICALARNAAHRRNFGETPDAAVPEVEAFDRNATRLAALLHDVGHGPFSHATEHLLGTRFSVEFDLASQVLRDSFAGSTKIETSECLAVLMVMSPAMDRVFTHGRFGAIQRPTDLAPAIASRILGSRACLKATYLSGVVSGPLDADKLDYMARDSHHAGLGIALDLNRLISKLEVVIVTTDNAPNPELKKRAEETPGHRFYEIGLSLSGLSAYEQMIISRVLLYDRLYFHHKVRAAEGMLRRLILLAEEEREQPFSLRELMMSIADDGMLGLLGGELKHVTVKSGGVRSKEMASALNNRRLYFRAFAFAARFIQGLDRLEDDEQKDTRAYIWSRVRTELSTPEGCSQLAHRIFRKAQALGESIDDLRPQAVQLRDEHVLVDMPTNTVVVRGSDILTLTTEGHVQTPNLFFNPERWSQAYEHQKQCGYVFAPRESLELVALASRIVFFDEFELLMKREAHQVCKLSERIQKSWIDQAVARRICSAEFAKLIAEHGSRLISFKPEEIELPSGWDSESPDRRRYLATELNRCLPFGLSMGPYAAFLSSVFAVCNFVKIAEENGRFAKTESLRERELQEALLDYLRGARVVVAEGVKIGGGESDLVLNGSVVVENKVAGRCVDPFAVKLEAGWQARRYSIAILSSVAIVLLAYQPAGEHAVLPQSHRIRVESLHDGHATIRVVVPYGHGVPSHVKVPEKG, encoded by the coding sequence ATGATCGAGGCCGGCGCGCTTCGCGACAAGCTCCAGTCCAGTGCACCGCACCTGTGGGAACAGGCGTGTGCGTTGACTGTGGAGTTGTGTCTTCCGTTGCTCGCCCAGATGGATAGAGCTGCCTTCCAGCGCGGGTTTCCGAAGGCGTTCAACGATCCCGTTTGGGGCGTCATCGAGCTACTTCCGTGGGAGACCGCTCTCCTGGATTCCCCTCTGCTCCAACGACTCCGCGGCGTTCGCCAACTCGGAATGGCCCATTACGTCTACCCAGGCGCAGGCCACGATCGGCTTGAGCATTCGCGCGGTGTCGTTGAAGCTGCCGAACGGATGATCTGCGCCCTCGCCCGGAATGCGGCGCACAGGAGAAACTTCGGCGAGACACCGGACGCTGCGGTTCCGGAGGTCGAGGCTTTCGATCGCAACGCGACACGACTCGCTGCTCTGCTCCACGATGTAGGTCACGGCCCATTCAGCCACGCCACCGAACACTTGCTCGGAACTCGGTTCTCGGTGGAATTCGATCTCGCGAGTCAGGTCCTTCGGGACTCGTTTGCTGGAAGCACGAAAATCGAGACGTCCGAGTGCCTCGCCGTGCTCATGGTCATGAGCCCCGCGATGGATCGCGTGTTCACTCACGGCAGATTTGGCGCCATCCAGAGGCCCACCGATTTGGCTCCCGCCATTGCGTCGAGAATCCTGGGATCTCGAGCCTGCCTGAAAGCCACATACTTGTCGGGTGTTGTCAGCGGTCCACTCGACGCAGACAAGCTCGATTACATGGCGAGAGACAGCCATCATGCGGGACTCGGAATTGCCCTCGATCTGAATCGTCTCATCAGCAAGCTCGAAGTGGTCATCGTTACAACCGACAACGCGCCAAACCCGGAGTTGAAAAAGCGCGCCGAAGAGACACCAGGCCACCGGTTCTACGAAATCGGTCTCTCACTGTCAGGCCTCAGCGCGTACGAGCAAATGATCATCAGCCGAGTCCTGCTCTACGATCGCCTGTATTTCCACCACAAGGTTCGGGCCGCGGAAGGAATGCTGCGCCGCCTGATTCTGCTGGCCGAGGAAGAACGGGAACAGCCGTTCAGTCTTCGGGAACTGATGATGTCCATTGCCGACGACGGGATGCTGGGACTGCTGGGTGGGGAGCTCAAGCACGTCACCGTCAAGTCGGGTGGCGTCCGCTCGAAGGAAATGGCCTCCGCTCTGAACAACAGACGGCTCTACTTCCGAGCGTTTGCATTCGCCGCTCGATTCATTCAGGGTCTCGATCGGCTCGAAGATGACGAGCAGAAGGACACGCGAGCCTACATTTGGAGTCGCGTGCGCACCGAGTTGTCGACGCCGGAAGGCTGTTCGCAGCTCGCACATCGCATCTTCCGTAAAGCGCAAGCTCTCGGAGAGAGCATCGACGATCTGAGGCCTCAGGCCGTGCAGCTGCGTGATGAGCACGTCCTTGTCGACATGCCAACGAACACCGTCGTGGTTCGCGGGAGCGACATTCTTACGCTCACGACGGAGGGTCATGTCCAGACTCCGAACCTGTTCTTCAACCCTGAGCGCTGGTCGCAGGCATATGAGCATCAGAAGCAGTGTGGCTACGTGTTCGCTCCTCGAGAAAGTCTGGAGCTCGTGGCGCTCGCATCGCGAATCGTATTCTTCGACGAGTTCGAACTCCTGATGAAGCGGGAAGCTCATCAGGTGTGCAAGCTGTCGGAAAGAATTCAAAAGTCATGGATCGACCAAGCCGTCGCGCGCCGGATTTGTTCGGCCGAATTCGCGAAGCTCATCGCAGAGCATGGATCCAGGCTCATTTCGTTCAAGCCGGAGGAGATCGAGCTTCCGAGTGGCTGGGATTCGGAAAGCCCGGACCGCCGCAGGTACCTTGCGACAGAGTTGAATCGTTGTCTTCCGTTCGGGTTATCGATGGGACCGTACGCCGCATTTCTCTCTTCCGTCTTCGCAGTGTGCAATTTCGTCAAGATCGCGGAGGAGAACGGGAGGTTTGCGAAAACCGAATCGCTGCGCGAGAGGGAATTACAGGAGGCGCTCCTCGACTACCTCCGTGGTGCCAGAGTGGTGGTCGCCGAAGGCGTGAAAATTGGAGGAGGCGAGTCGGATCTTGTCCTGAACGGGTCAGTCGTAGTGGAGAACAAGGTTGCCGGACGATGCGTTGATCCTTTTGCAGTGAAGCTCGAGGCCGGGTGGCAAGCCCGCCGGTACTCCATCGCAATTCTGTCCAGCGTGGCGATCGTACTTCTTGCTTACCAACCAGCCGGTGAACACGCAGTTCTTCCCCAGTCCCACAGAATCAGGGTCGAAAGTCTTCACGATGGCCATGCCACGATCAGAGTGGTAGTTCCCTACGGGCACGGAGTTCCATCACACGTCAAGGTTCCTGAGAAAGGTTGA
- a CDS encoding tetratricopeptide repeat protein → MALAVYSNALPGPFVYDDIVEIRDNPRVHSVAGIPSLFTSDFWGGGEGHNPLYRPLTATMTTLVYAAGGGRAMPFHAVNIVLHALASALAFLLLKRLTSSDGAALAGALLFAIHPVHTEAVAWISGDGEILAALLVMAAWIAHAGRRTSLAAAALALALLSKEGAAVFPALALAGDVLADRGAPPRWRSYGAYAAVVVAYLGLRLAVLGHVLGAGTIGSPLLNPLRTASTLERVLTSASVAGKAIGQSVLPRRLCLDYGFNQLPVSRTLLDGAVLFGLAVVAALVAAAFVTARGSGKLRGVALGAIVFLITFLPTSNLLFPGISIFAERNLYLPVLGICLMAATLVVALGSPSGPLPRGARLTAGGAAAIAALVLVGGGRTYARNAEFRDPLTLYSAAIEACPQSARAWSFHGIALREAGKAKEAASSQTRALAISAGYGDAHAELGLDLSMTGDPAGAERELNEALRINPEDREARANLSSLFAQTGRVDDALREARSLAMKYPADDEILSNLGAALIDKGDPGSLEEARGIFEKLEAGSPSSPLGPNGLGGLYARTGRLDLAAGKFEEALRRSPGDLNVTYNLAQAFAQGGQPARALEILDRAVAAGAVDVGIMQLRDALRKAPR, encoded by the coding sequence GTGGCCCTCGCGGTCTACTCGAACGCCCTTCCCGGGCCGTTCGTCTACGACGACATCGTCGAGATCCGCGACAACCCGCGCGTGCACTCCGTCGCCGGGATTCCGTCCCTGTTCACGAGCGATTTCTGGGGAGGAGGGGAGGGGCACAACCCTCTGTACCGCCCTCTCACCGCGACGATGACGACCCTCGTCTACGCAGCCGGCGGTGGGAGGGCGATGCCGTTCCACGCCGTCAACATCGTCCTCCACGCGCTCGCGTCGGCCCTCGCCTTCCTCCTCCTGAAGCGCCTGACCTCGAGCGACGGGGCGGCTCTCGCCGGCGCCCTCCTCTTCGCGATCCATCCGGTGCACACCGAGGCGGTCGCCTGGATCTCGGGGGACGGCGAGATCCTCGCCGCGCTTCTCGTCATGGCCGCATGGATCGCGCACGCCGGCCGCCGCACCTCTCTCGCGGCGGCGGCGCTCGCCCTGGCGCTCCTCTCGAAGGAAGGGGCGGCCGTCTTCCCGGCGCTCGCGCTCGCGGGCGACGTCCTCGCCGATCGCGGCGCGCCGCCTCGGTGGAGGTCGTACGGCGCGTACGCCGCGGTCGTCGTCGCGTACCTGGGGTTGCGCCTCGCCGTCCTGGGCCACGTGCTGGGGGCCGGCACGATCGGATCGCCCCTCCTCAACCCGCTCCGCACGGCATCCACACTCGAGCGCGTGCTGACGTCGGCGAGCGTGGCCGGCAAGGCGATCGGGCAGTCCGTCCTGCCGCGCCGGCTGTGCCTCGACTACGGATTCAACCAGCTCCCGGTCTCCCGCACCCTCCTCGACGGCGCCGTTCTTTTCGGGCTCGCGGTGGTCGCGGCGCTGGTCGCCGCGGCGTTCGTCACCGCCCGCGGGTCGGGGAAGCTGCGGGGGGTCGCCCTCGGCGCGATCGTCTTCCTGATCACCTTCCTCCCGACGTCGAACCTCCTCTTTCCGGGGATCTCGATCTTCGCCGAGCGCAACCTCTACCTGCCGGTGCTCGGCATCTGCCTGATGGCGGCCACGCTCGTCGTCGCGCTCGGCTCCCCATCGGGCCCGCTGCCGCGGGGAGCGAGGCTCACGGCGGGCGGTGCCGCGGCGATCGCCGCCCTCGTCCTGGTCGGAGGGGGACGCACGTACGCCCGGAACGCCGAGTTCCGGGATCCTCTCACGCTCTACTCGGCGGCCATCGAGGCCTGCCCGCAGAGCGCCCGCGCGTGGAGCTTCCACGGGATCGCGCTTCGCGAGGCGGGGAAGGCGAAGGAGGCGGCGAGCTCGCAGACCCGCGCCCTCGCGATCTCCGCGGGGTACGGGGACGCCCACGCCGAGCTGGGGCTCGACCTGTCGATGACGGGGGATCCGGCCGGGGCCGAGAGGGAGCTGAACGAGGCGCTCCGCATCAACCCCGAGGACCGCGAGGCACGGGCGAACCTCTCGTCGCTCTTCGCGCAGACCGGCCGCGTGGACGACGCCCTCCGCGAGGCGCGCTCGCTCGCGATGAAGTACCCGGCCGACGACGAGATCCTCTCGAACCTGGGGGCGGCCCTCATCGACAAGGGGGATCCCGGCTCGCTCGAGGAGGCGCGAGGGATCTTCGAAAAGCTCGAGGCCGGGTCGCCGTCGAGCCCTCTCGGGCCGAACGGCCTCGGGGGGCTCTACGCGCGCACGGGGAGGCTCGATCTCGCGGCCGGGAAGTTCGAGGAGGCGCTGCGCCGGAGCCCCGGCGATCTCAACGTCACGTACAACCTCGCGCAGGCCTTCGCTCAGGGAGGTCAGCCCGCCAGGGCTCTCGAGATCCTCGACCGGGCGGTGGCGGCCGGAGCCGTCGACGTGGGGATCATGCAGCTCCGGGATGCGCTCAGGAAGGCGCCGCGGTAG
- a CDS encoding class I SAM-dependent methyltransferase, translated as MGHLREKYTAEYYLHRDRDGRPTGYGVDGLDEFLAGRVREADLDILERIDFRGRRVLDIGCGRGEALRHAAGHGAAEACGVDFSDAAVAIAREHLASAGLAAEIHCADALDLLRRWKDEGRVGRFDVVLMLDCVEHIPRAELTALLLALRPQMAPRGILAVNTPAFGADNDVVADGLDPDARDDSDDFAETAGMHCNRYTCRSLKSYLRRLGFPALSHHLFAAHWAPPRWRQATPWAVRRAAKIGHPLVLPRALAPETYSGPMHQPWRHHPALAPLRRLKRRLAARL; from the coding sequence ATGGGTCACCTTCGAGAGAAGTACACCGCCGAGTACTACCTCCACCGCGACCGCGACGGCCGCCCCACGGGCTACGGCGTCGACGGCCTCGACGAGTTCCTCGCGGGGCGGGTGCGCGAGGCCGACCTCGACATCCTCGAGCGGATCGACTTCCGCGGGAGGCGCGTCCTCGACATCGGCTGCGGCCGGGGCGAGGCGCTCCGCCACGCCGCCGGGCACGGAGCCGCGGAGGCGTGCGGCGTCGATTTCTCGGACGCGGCGGTGGCGATCGCGCGCGAACATCTGGCCTCGGCGGGCCTCGCCGCGGAGATTCACTGCGCCGACGCGCTGGACCTTCTCCGCCGCTGGAAGGACGAGGGACGGGTCGGGCGCTTCGACGTCGTCCTCATGCTCGACTGCGTCGAGCACATCCCGCGCGCGGAGCTGACGGCGCTCCTCCTCGCCCTCCGCCCGCAGATGGCCCCTCGCGGGATCCTCGCCGTGAACACGCCGGCCTTCGGCGCCGACAACGACGTCGTCGCCGACGGGCTCGACCCCGACGCGCGCGACGACAGCGACGATTTCGCGGAGACGGCCGGGATGCACTGCAACCGCTACACCTGCCGCTCGCTCAAGTCGTACCTGCGACGCCTGGGATTTCCCGCGCTGTCGCACCATCTCTTCGCGGCGCACTGGGCGCCCCCCAGGTGGCGGCAGGCGACGCCGTGGGCCGTGAGGCGCGCGGCCAAGATCGGGCACCCCCTCGTCCTCCCGCGCGCGCTCGCCCCCGAGACGTACAGCGGGCCGATGCACCAGCCGTGGCGGCACCATCCCGCCCTCGCGCCGCTCCGGCGCCTGAAACGGCGGCTGGCCGCGAGGCTGTGA